One Scophthalmus maximus strain ysfricsl-2021 chromosome 1, ASM2237912v1, whole genome shotgun sequence genomic region harbors:
- the nat16 gene encoding histidine N-acetyltransferase — translation MKIDTSLTMPQLPEALSQAGLQFAVATEEDFDEIMAMSQDIYGGLDYLPTRYTNWLQESNRTVILARKHGKVIALESVCVIDDGETMLVEGLRVAPQERGKGVAGVLLRFCSELVKSKYPEVKVSRLTRDDQLGPKDFQKYRIITKQGILLVRFRAEDLKLRLSELGVGGDIQSSLSTSSSNCPLVRLDHTAIQRLYLTTDLMRGVLPNATIIQDWQPFKLLPSNMAILLKKDIDWMVDDVSSPTVASLCTFPFRVPIGDDWYYLNIDMFGKDLDLVRQQFLCHLQRHTTTLKGHVMCQMFLDPPLWKPMADFCQNTLGVELVKEYTEQCVVESDVV, via the exons ATGAAGATTGATACCAGCCTGACTATGCCCCAGCTGCCAGAGGCCCTGTCCCAGGCTGGCCTACAGTTTGCAGTGGCGACCGAGGAGGACTTCGATGAGATCATGGCTATGAGCCAGGACATCTATGGAGGCCTTGACTACTTGCCCACCAGATACACCAACTGGCTGCAGGAGAGTAACCGTACAGTCATATTGGCCCGCAAACATGGAAAAGTG ATTGCTCTGGAGTCggtgtgtgtgattgatgatGGGGAGACCATGCTGGTGGAAGGTCTCCGCGTTGCCCCTCAGGAAAGGGGCAAGGGCGTGGCAGGAGTTCTGCTGCGCTTTTGCTCTGAACTGGTCAAGTCCAAGTATCCAGAGGTCAAAGTAAGCCGCCTGACTCGTGATGACCAGCTCGGACCAAAGGACTTCCAGAAGTACCGCATCATAACCAAGCAG GGTATTCTGCTGGTGCGCTTCAGAGCTGAGGATCTCAAGCTCCGACTGTCTGAGCTTGGTGTGGGTGGAGACATCCAATCCTCtttgtccacctcctcctctaacTGTCCTCTGGTGCGTCTTGACCATACAGCTATCCAACGGCTGTATCTGACCACCGACTTGATGCGGGGGGTCCTTCCCAATGCCACCATCATTCAAGACTGGCAGCCATTCAAGCTTTTGCCCAGTAACATGGCCATCCTCCTGAAGAAGGACATTGATTGGATGGTGGATGATGTGTCCAGCCCCACTGTGGCCAGCCTGTGTACCTTCCCTTTCAGGGTGCCCATTGGAGATGACTG GTATTACCTGAATATTGACATGTTCGGTAAAGACCTGGACCTGGTTCGGCAGCAGTTCTTGTGCCACCTGCAGCGCCACACCACCACCCTGAAGGGTCATGTGATGTGCCAGATGTTCCTGGACCCACCGCTCTGGAAGCCCATGGCCGATTTCTGCCAGAACACCTTGGGTGTGGAGCTGGTGAAGGAGTACACCGAGCAGTGCGTGGTGGAGTCAGACGTCGTCTAG